The DNA segment TCATCTTGATTTTGACGGCCCTTGGGTACGAGCGAGGTCGCCTTGCTGGGAGCACCAGCAGAGCAAGATCACCAGTCAGTTGCTCCAGGTACTGCGGAAGACGACCCGCAGCCACCACCCACGCACTGAGCCACAACGTCCGGATCAGCAGCAGGCTGGTCCGGTACGAGATTCGTAAGGGACTGACCTCAAGGATCCCCGCCACTCGGGCCATTTCCAGGCGCACCATGTTGTACACCACTGCCAAGGCGAACAGTTCCTGGCGAATTCGGTCCGGTGTCCCAGA comes from the Deinococcus ruber genome and includes:
- a CDS encoding transposase, which gives rise to MRIRVICYQLPGFKPQWLLTSMLDAERSPAAEIIELYHQRWELETGVDELHTHTLERLEALRSGTPDRIRQELFALAVVYNMVRLEMARVAGILEVSPLRISYRTSLLLIRTLWLSAWVVAAGRLPQYLEQLTGDLALLVLPARRPRSYPRAVKIKM